The window GAAGCTGTCCAAGACAAACTtagtttcttcttcaacttccgttAGTAAAGAAAGTGATTTGCATGGTATtactttaatttatatgttttaaggCAAATCTGGCTGAGAAACTTATGATCAAATgctttttacattttatttgtgttttctatttttgtgtTGAATGGCACTTCCAACCTGCATAAGGATGGATGATACATGAGGTCACGTGCATTTCCATGGGTGCTTCAGTTAATCGAAAAAAGAGAAGAACTTCTTGTGTTTAGCTCTTttgtttcctttcctttcttttcttttcttttataaataaatttcagcaattgaaagttaaatagaCCCTTGCTGTGGTAGCTGCTTTCTTTGTCTGCATGACATTATCATAAGAAAAGATTTACATGCTTAAATGTGGATTTTGATACTAGCAAAACCTTCCTTTTTTCCCAGCGTTAAATACATCTGCTTTGACCTTTTACATCCTTAAGGCATATCAACTTTGGATATTCAAAATGAAAGTGAACCCATTTTGCtattgtttgcattcaaaaagaaaaagattatttttcttattcaattATTTGAGAAAACGTCTCATTTTCTGCTCAAGAATTACCTTTTGGAATTTCTCATGCAAGATAGTTTCTTTAGTTGTTATCTTCGCAATTGTTATGGCATAAATTTCTTTTGGAGTAGAGTATGAGATTTTGGTAGTTTAGCAGCAGTACATCTTATTCATCTTTCTGTTTCAGATTGTCTTGGGGATGATTCGCAGGATGGAGATGGACCTATATGGGACAGTTCTGGAGATGAGTTGAATGATTCATCTGAATTGGACAGGGAATGGCAGAGGAGACGTGACCAACATCATACAGTAGTTGCCTAACTATAGTTGGTTTTGTTCATCTATCATCGAAATTTAGCCTGTGCATTTGATTAAATGCTTTTGTGacttaattatttctttttgttaatgaTTCAGCATGGATATCGTGAAGGTATCACTGCCGGGAAAGAAGCTTCTGCACAAGAAGGATTTAACATTGGTTTTAAGCAATCAGTCCTTGTTGGGTACAACTGGGGTGTTGTAAGAGGTGTTACCAGGTAAAACCGGGGGAAGGGGAGGGATGGGGAAAAGCTAATGTTTTCTGTTATCTAGTTTgcagaaaaaatatcaaattgctTGAGATTGTCTCGTacttaataatttcttttacttttggcCATCTGCAACATGTATGAAGTGCATTGTCTTTCCTCCCAGATGAGTTGAAAGAAAGGCTAATTGGAACCCAAGAAAAGAGAAACGAATTCAGGGACTTGTATGAATCTGTTCATTCTCTCTCAACGGCAGACGCACTTCGGTTGTTCAATGACAATCTAATGGCCAAGAAAGCTCTGGAACAAAGGGAAAATGCAGAGGTTAGTTCTCATTTAGCAGGCCCGCAGGAGCAAAGTTTAGGCTCTGGTCGTCTTGATAATTACATGGGAGAGCTCCAATTACTTCTTCCAGACTCTCCTGACCTCAGAGTACATTTTCGTAGAGATGAGTAGATGCTGTTGTAACTTTGGTACCATTAGTTCCtgttttttatacaaaaatgaaagggaaaaacggtggtttttaaattatttgtgatttttCGACACTCATGCTTAGGTGTCGCAGTTGTATATGTTTAGTGTACTTAGGTTATGCCTATTTAttttactgataaaaagaattagttgtgttttttcttttatttaaatttttatagtaACGATGTACAAGAGAgactataaatattgatatgctTTGGCATGAGATGCTTAAAAATGAAGAGTTTGTTTTACTCGCAAATGACAGTTGTATATGTGAcaccccatatgataaagattagggtaggtggtgtatgaatctcacattgtttgagaatgaaaagttcttgctctttataagattataatgtggctctaattttataattgacTTCACAGCATAAGACATCTGTCGCTTCGCTTGCTCCTTGAAATGCATGGACGGATGACATGGACATCGGTGAATTTAGTTAGCATAAGCTTGGCTGATAGGTACTCGTACTTACATTAGAGAAAGCTACTAGAGTTCATAACCAGCTAGACGTACAAAGGTTCAGTTTGTACCATacaataaagtaaaattattaggAACACAAACTGTAAGCATACATGGCATAGTATGATGGGATGGAAGCACCACGTGTACATAATCCAGGATTACCAAACAATTACACGCAAATAAATCAAACATCTCAAGTAATAATGTCAGTACACACCATTATTGAAGCGGAAACTAAAATGTCAGCCACACAGCTTAAGAGAAACCATAACACTGTCTAAACCTCAATCTCCATTGAACATCAGTTCGTCATTCGATCAGAATGCTTTCTCCGTAAATACCTTTTAACATCTACAGAACACGGAATCTACTCGTGAAATTCGAGTCACGGCGACATGTTAATACTTTTTAAACTGATTTCTCTTCATTATCACCTGCAGAGATCGCAAAATAGACTTTTGTTATATGATTGTTTGAACTCAAAATTAGAGAATGATAAAAAGAATGATGTTGACAATGGAGTTTCTATATTTACATCAGTAAGTGCCGTCAGCTACATGCTCACATTGGCCTTGCATGAACAAAAGCTGTTGTATTCCCCAATTGGGGTTCGTATTTGGATGTCGGCATGACTGCTTCAAAAGCTTGAACGAGTAGCGCCACCTTTCTCTTCTTGGCTGGAGTGAGATGGGTAACAGCCTGTTGAAGGTGGTAATCAAGCATCCACTCtgcatttttcctttcttccatcATTTGATGCCTTAGATCAACCTTTTCTGCTTCTTGATCAGGAGCCAAGGCAGATGGTTTGGTTCTCGCGGGTTGAAGTTCCTTGATTCCTCCTCATCCTTGATACACTTCTTGCATCTAGTTGTCCATTTCTAACTGTTGCAGAAGTCGGGCGGTTGTCGGGTGGACTCTTTAGCACCAGGGAAGAATGTTGTCTCCATTTCTGGACTAGTTATACCACTGGTTATTGACTCGATACATCTTCTGCATCTGACTCAATGTTGTCTTCCACTTCCATTTTGTCAACTTCTACTCTCTCTTCAACTGAATTGAATATATTTATCCTTGTATTGGTTTGGCTCCCATCATCCTTTGAACTTgagttttttaaactatttGATTCATTTGGCCTTTCTCGAGGTTTTGGTCTTCAAGAACATTGGAGTTCTCAGAGTGCCCCTCAGACAGATTATTTCGAGTCTCAATGGTAAAGCTATCATCATCAATCTGTTCAATTGAATTCGAGTCTTTGGTTTCATGCTCTGTATCTTCCATTTCATCTCCATCATCTTGGATAGTTGCATGCGTCTGCTCATCATTTAAAGCTCCATCCGTCGTTTTGCTGGTGCAATTGGCTTCATCGTCTCCAAGTTGAGGATCGGTTTTAGGAATCAGATTGTCTGCTTCAACAACCCTGGTCTTCTCGCCAGTGTCCTCTCTGGTTGCTCTTAGTTTCTCCACAATTTGCTCCTCCATTGAAGCTGAAGGGATCTCGATGTTGATGAACTCTGTCTCTGATTGTCCAGTTTCTTCTCCTGAAGTTTTTGATTCCTCAAATGCATCTTCATTCAAAGGAATCTGGTTGCAATTTAGGCTCTAGCTAGATTCTTGAGTTTCCGAGATCAGACGTAGCGCATCTAGTTTAGAATCACTATCATCAGATTGTGCTTCAGAGCATCCactcccctccccccccccccccaaaaccgCACTGCTCGAGattttcctcaaaatcatcCTCAGATTGTGCTGACCCTTCAGATAGGGTCTTTGCAACTTGTTTGTCCCTGTATTCTCCCACTGCTTCATCACCCCAATCAATCGACGACATGGTAACAATCTGACCCTCAAGTTCTCTAGCGACATCAAGTATTTCCACTTTATCTCCATGTATCCCTTCTCCCATTGCTTTAGTGCCGTTGTCGTTACTTGTGGCATAtatttcaatgaaaaaaatCTGCGCCCACATCTTGTAACAAAGGAGGCCAATCCAAATTTCGAAAATCAGCTTCTTTGTGTGCAGGCGTGCCCGCAAAGATCAACTTTGGAATAACGATTCCTTTCGCTTCTATGCTAGACGGCTTTGCTCCTCGTTGGCTTAACGCTTCTATTTTCATACTCTTCTGGGTCTTCAACAAACGTCTCCTTGCAGACAAACGTCTCTTTTATTTCCTCTATTGTTATTAAAAATAGGTACCATGTTTAGAATATATTTCAAGATTTTAAAttgttaagaaaaataaatttaattatttaatttgattataataCACTCATCCACCTATAGGATGAGATGAACCAAAAAGATCTGTTGATTTCCAAACTTGTGTAATTGGGATGGTTATACCATGTGCTGGAAGGAATCATGCTGCTGATACTTCAACTCTCCTTACTGTTTTTCAACACTTAACAGTAAAAGATACATTTACATAGAATCATAATGTCTTTCTTAACTGTTGGACATACAACCATTTAATATGGTTATTGAACGACATTAAACCGCTTAATGCGATCTCCTTcttgataaattaaaatcttattggGAATATGCACTTTCTTTGAAGCACAAGAAATCAGGAATGACCAACAAACTTCTTTGCaccaacatataataaaaagtaatcttCTTCACTGAAAATTACTAAGCAATATACACTTTTGTACAAGGTATGTTTATCAATCATACTGACTTTTATTGAGCAGATTAATAAGCATGACTGGAGAGATTAGATAGATGGCTTCCATTTATGCAGCATTCCCTAAAGCGTTCTAGCCACTCCATTATTTCATCATTGGGGATACTGATTTTGGGAGTAACTAAGCAGAAATTATTATTAGCCAAGCCCATATGACTGACAAAAGGttttaaagattttgaaaaaaacattCATAAACCCTAATATATCATGACTGTTTCACTTTTACTGTTTTAgctaaatttaaaatgaaaacaaaaattacttttttatcacCTCTCTGTACATAACCGTTGTTAACAACATATTTAGAAAGAACAATCTTATATATCTTTCGGAATTCTACTCAATATATCATGATTGTTAATAGCATAAGAGTTGTTTAATCAATGAAGACTTGATCCAGCTGCAACTTATAAAcatgataaaacaaaaagtgACATCCTATCAAGAACTTACCCACCCTTTCTAATCAAGAGCCCTGCCCGCCAAAAGGACCATAGTTAACACAACTCCAACTAACACCAAAGCAAGGCATGAGCCTCTTGAATGTAATTTCATCTACACACCCGAAGTGAGTGATTTGAGCATGTGAAGCCCCCATCAACCTTGAGATTAGCTCCGCTTACATACCTTGCTTCATCGCTTGCTAAGAATAGCACATCATTAGCCACATCAGTAGTGGTCAATTCTACTCCCTGCAGGTTAGCATTCCTCCCAGTAAAATCACGAAAACCTGCCATGGCATCCTTAGTTCTCTCCTCCTCCAACAAGTGAGTTAAAGCCAAGCCTGTTAGAATAGCATAAGGAGAAACACAGTCGACACGTATCCCATGTAGTCCAAGCTCAGTCCCAACATTCTTGGTGAGCCCTAAAATAGCATGCTTGGACCCTGCGTAGGCATGTGAACCGAGCCCCCCTAAAGCACTTGCAACACTGCGCAGAGAAATTATAGAGCCCTTCTTCAATGGGATCATAATCCGAGCTGCATGTTTCATTCCAAGGAAGACTCCCTTCACATTTACATCAAATAACTTCTCAAATTCAGATATGTATGCACTGCGGATATCGAGACACGATGAACAGACACGATGAACCTGACAAACCAGCATTATTGACCACGATGTCAAGTGTACCAAATTTACTGACAATGAAGTCAACTGCACGGCAAACATCATCTTCTTTGGTGACGTCACAATGGAAATAACAAGAGCTTGGTTCACCACCAAGGGTATCACAGACATGCTGGCCAAGGTTGTCCTGTAAGTCAACTATATAAACTTTTGCACCATGTTTGTCGAATAGGTGCGCAAAAATTGAGAAATCGACTGAaacttgagaaagaagagaTCAAAGAAGCCAACTAAAACTCGTTCTTCAAGTGAAACTTGGGAAGAAGCATTTTGTGCGTTccaaaagcatttcttttttccatctttcattttttgttcttcGAGTGAAATTTGGGAAGAATACATCGGACTGAAACTTTCGTTCACAAATGTTGAAATCCATTTTgacgaaaatgaagaaaactatCTGAGAAGGGAAACACCCAAACTTGAGAAACAACCAGAAGCACAACAacaggaagaagaaggagaagcacCGTTGTCGTCATCAGAGCAACTACCCGTTTCGGTTTCCGTTTCCCCATCtgacacctttttttttcttgcccaATCTCAATAATCTATAATAATTGCTGGTGCAGAGGGCAAATCTCCTACTCATCATCCAACATTAATCTACGACCAGTCGGAAGTAATGGAAACTTATGGTTAAGTGCAAAAGCATCAAATACATTGTAGGTCCACATATGACGAATTATGCCTTTTACTCTTTAGCTTCCAGCGAGCTTTCCCATTTCTcggaaaaaaacattaataggaATATTTCTCCCAAAAACCATTTGCCTTCACTTGGTTGTTTTGCAGTGCCACCGTTTGGTTTTATTTATAGGAGCCCGAAAGTTGACATGGTAAAGTTCGAGGAATAGACAAAGTTGGGCCCCATGGTTACTCCCCTATGGTATTGGCTGCCCAACCAAGGGGTAAATTTGCCTTCCTCACTCTAAAGAGAGTTATTGTTTTTCTATGAGCCataagaaaagtttttaaagaTTCCAATCTCAATCTTTTCTTGGGAATTAATTATGCCTTCCTTTTGTCACTGTCCAAATCGTTACAATCAGAGCCATGCACTGCAAGAAACTAGTTAAGCTCGTTTGGGAGTGAGCGAAAGCGACCGGGAAGGGACTTCGATGGTTACATGGGTTAGGGAGAAGGGGACACACGGGCTTAGGGAATTCCAGGAAAGAGTAGACAAATGTGAAGGGAAAAATGAGAAGGGGATGCACGAAAGGGGAAGGAGAAGTTGGTAAGGAGGAAAGACTCGAGTGAAACGGTGTATTTCATTAAAGATGAAATCCTGAATGCCCACGAGCAATTTTCATCTCcacaacataaaataaaaaacaacattttatttaaattacgtGGCAGTTAACCGACATGCGCATAAGCTGGTTGTATctagctttttttcttttccatattGATTCAGGGGAGAGCGTATATATTAACCTAGATCATTCTATTGTAAATacactttagtatttttctatactcagattttattcttttattattctccttgtaacataatatattttcctATAGTTGTGTATAAAAGGGACTATTGTTCATGAATTAATAAGATTAGAAGTTCAGGAATTGTGCCTTTGTTGACAGTATATACTCGTGCTTATGTaaagtgtaaataaatattaggaCAAGTAGAGTTTAACTTCAAACAGGACGTGGTGAATAGAAGAGATTTACACCCTCTAACAATAAATTTATACGTTTGCATTTcaagacaaagaaaaataaaaatagaagcgCTCTCATGTAAGTATCGCTCATACTAGGCCTGTGCAAGAAACAACCTGGCCCAATCCGTCCGATTGACCCGACCCGCACCGAAAAATCGGGTTTGAATGACGCTCGGGTTCGACCCGTACAACCCGCTAAATCTCAGCAACCTGCTAATGTCACTCAAAACCCGCTACTTCTGATTTTGCAATCAAAGAGAGCttgaaaaaaacccaaatcCACACAAACCGTAAGTGTTGCTATTCACCGGAATCATCGCTGCCACCGAAGATCGAAGTCTGGTGGAATCATCGCCACCACCTAGCGAGAGTGGGCCGCTTGCGCTCCTGCTGCTCGAATTCTCTGCTCATAGATTTGGTCCTCTTCATATACCCACACGCTTGTGAAGGAACAATTATATTATGCTGCAAAGCTGATTTCGGAAGTGAAAAAGGATGTTGGCGGAGAAAACTATCAAGCATCAGTCTTGGACTCCATTGAGTAGAATGGGCCCAGGTGATTTTACACCCTCCCCTccaatttttcattcatttccagaaaataaagttgaaaaatcacTTCAATAGATTTTGATtccccaaagaaagaaaaatgaaaacaaaagctAACCAATagattccttcctttttttgtgTAACTTTCTTAGATAGCAAGATAGAGAGGGGAAACCTGCTAGGAAATTTGGACTGTTTGGTGAGCGAGAAAATTGAAAGCAAAAGTAAACTTTATCTAAAATCTCAGTTTTTATATCCCAATCTACCCTTTGCTGGCTACGACTCTTATTGCAGTGACACACTGTGATATGCAACATCGTGGCCTCTAAAGGAACCAACTGCTTAGAGCTACTTTATTCATCGCAAATATAAAAACGGGTTGAATATCGGGTCAGGTCGGCCCAATGTACAAAGCGGTttggtcgggttgcagccctagcTCATACAATCCCTCACCCCAtcgttctctctctttctcccctctCCTGCTCTCGCCAACTCCAATtgtttgctctctctctttctctctctctctcccctcaagTGTCCGATTGAAGCTCACTTTCTCTCACCCCTTAGTCCCTCTCTTTGTTACTGTTcctcatttttctaattttttttttcaattctacaTACTCAAATGAGAAGTTCAATACTTgattatgaaaaataagaaaaaatgttaGAGCTTGTACCTGCTAGACTGGGTGGACAGATAGGTTTCTTTGCCTCTGGTTATTTTTCTGTATGTTGAGTTGGATCCTGGCAACTTGGATAGTCGTTAGGTATCGAATGCTCTGTTAGGTGGGACACTTAGCAACTTATTGAGGTTAGGATACCACTAAACTAAAGGCTGAGAGAAAGTGATGGGCAATTGCTTGCAATGAGAGAGATTGAGGGGTGAGAGAAAGTGGGCTTCGGCTGGCttgagaggggagagagagagcagactTTCATCGTCATCGAGAGGgaaagaggggagagagagagagaacggcaAGGGTGAGAGATTGTATGGGCTTTATTTACATGGATACagttctatttttctctctctttaaatGCAGAGGTGTCAACGTATTATTAGAAGGTATAAATTCCTTCTATTCACACATCCGACCCCTAGCCTCTCCACTTGTacgttgagatgagttgtgaataataatattttgttgactttatcaaaatagatttaatttttttaagttgaaatgagtttaagttttagaaaatactttatcCACACaggaattacataaaaataaattcacaaactaacgAACCTTGATGTGGTActtcagattataaagttatttttattataaagtagatctaaagGATCTCGTGAAGCCATGtcagtttgtaggtttacttttgtataatctttttgtgtttttagcAGTTCTCTTAagtttttaggttgaaatgtaagaagttgaaatgaattcaacttttttatggataattgaaaaagtagtgagtCTCATCAATAATTGGTTTGAAATAAGTTGATCAGTTggattcaacaaccaaacacatcCTTATACCACATACTAcacatcttttttaatttcctttatcCCTTTTCCCATAATAAGTATGTAATGTATAGATAATGAGTAGTACAACTCAATTAATtaagcataaaaaaataaataaaaaatttaaaatatatatggtgtGGGATCTGAATAGCATAACCCATTggagatttatgaaaaatgtatcTTATTTTGagactaataatttttttttttagtgagtaCTTGAGCTTAAGATTGTATAAAACAATATTCCAGGCTGAGTGCTGTTATTATGCCGCCCAGCTTTGACCATTGGCATTGCCCCTAGtacaattttgtatttttattattttaaatattttctaaacatatttaaatatttgtttaaaaaatatcaatacactagttgtcacttttttttattattataagtaaTACACTAGTTGTCACTTtgttaatcattaagtaaaaataatttttaaaaaatacatgaacaatCAAATTAAAGGGACAAACTAAGCAAggatataatatattttccttCATGTGTTGTTATATGTGTTTATCTCTCGTTAAGGTTGAATTGAATAAGAACCGTTGAAATAATCAGTCTTGACTCTGGAGTTTTTGGACCACCCATTTCAAGCtttgatttttagatttttggacATCAATTATGGCTAAACGATATCATGATTCTGATGACAAAtgtgttataaatatataagtaagaGCTCACTTACAAGATACGTATTTCTGGTTGAAAGTGCTACAACATTTTTAATGTGGTAAGTATGAATTTTAAGATGTATATCAATTAGAGaaacaaatatgataaatataaagataatcatAAATCTATTCAACAAATTTTACAAGTGATTgtaattaggaaaatattttacacaaaaagaaattacacaaaagtaaatctaaaactgatatggtttgatgtaatacgtcagatgataatattatttttattataaaatagatctaacagatctcATAGACCCACATAAGTTtgtgatataatttatttgtgtttataatagttctcttataattatacttaagaaaatgaaggaaacaaaaaaatgtaaaattattgaACATCTCTTATAATTATAGATATacttaagaaaatgaaagaaacagaaaatataaaattattaaacacATAACAAACCAAATGTTTAAAACtcattatattaaaatcataatattacatGCTTTGCTTCACTCGTTACAAGACCAATTagatacataataataatagtaataataataataataataataataataataataatgttcttataaatgaaaaagatgaaataatattttttagttttgataGAAAACTACTAGATACAATTGTTAttggaatgataaaatataaaagtaggctattcattttaattttgaaaaagtataatatttttttcaaataaaaacaatattagtttaaaaagtGTTATTTAGTATGATTcattattgtgaaaaataataggaagaaaacttttatttttaaacaatatcgtataataatgaaattttattaatctttaaatttaaggacaatatttttatttttgaatttaaatctaatattattattcttttcaaacttgaaattgCAATATCGATCTTAGAAATAAAAGCATGTTCttagcaaaataattttttgaaagttaaaaagtgttattaattattttaataataatttaaaaaatgcattacAAATAGATTAATATGAAATGTGTCACATAAGATGAAATAGTGAATATGATGAATTAAAGGACAATTATAAATTGTTGTGCATGCATAGATTAGAACCTAAGaataataattacattttgtaaaatgaaaatattattaatccaatgactatgatttatttttatgaattactacgaaaaatttttcttctttttaaataatattatatacgaaagatacaaatatttttaaatctaagagaaaatataataaaatcttaagtTTTTCCAGAAgttcaataaacaaaaagctttaaatttagattatttgtaagttcattattattatattctaattaatattataataataaaaaatttaattatatttttaatgatgaattagaggataaaaatgtaattatgCATAGtgtaaacataaacaaaatccACTATTCATGAGTCTATAACCTCTTTTAGGGTAGAAATACGATAgatattataaaagatattttattgatattctTTATTTGCGACAGAGGAGAGCCataaacgataaaaaaaaaaaggggattaaataaattctaaaaattaaagccttctaaaattataaccattataaaataattaacaccATTACAAAGCAGTAGCTATTTAGAGAAATAAGTATTATCTTAACTAAATCACAAAATCTAATGTCAACATTGAGGCCAATAAtaagcttgatttttttttttttttcccataaagCTCAGTTTCGATTGAAAAACagtctcaacttatcttatttaatcattataatttttataatttttttcataaaatacaataaacaattaatctttttcaaattctaaaataataataatattaaaaaaataatattctaataatatttcattcaacttttaactttcatctcatctcaattcactattcaaacatatCCTAAGAGGGACGGTActcctaattttatttataacacTCACTTATAGCGGAGGAATACCTTTTACAA is drawn from Juglans regia cultivar Chandler chromosome 5, Walnut 2.0, whole genome shotgun sequence and contains these coding sequences:
- the LOC108988818 gene encoding uncharacterized protein LOC108988818 — its product is MEGNLAEELYSESLKLSKTNLVSSSTSVSKESDLHDCLGDDSQDGDGPIWDSSGDELNDSSELDREWQRRRDQHHTHGYREGITAGKEASAQEGFNIGFKQSVLVGYNWGVVRGVTSALSFLPDELKERLIGTQEKRNEFRDLYESVHSLSTADALRLFNDNLMAKKALEQRENAEVSSHLAGPQEQSLGSGRLDNYMGELQLLLPDSPDLRVHFRRDE
- the LOC108988885 gene encoding xanthoxin dehydrogenase-like, with the translated sequence MSVIPLVVNQALVISIVTSPKKMMFAVQLTSLSVNLVHLTSWSIMLVCQVHRVCSSCLDIRSAYISEFEKLFDVNVKGVFLGMKHAARIMIPLKKGSIISLRSVASALGGLGSHAYAGSKHAILGLTKNVGTELGLHGIRVDCVSPYAILTGLALTHLLEEERTKDAMAGFRDFTGRNANLQGVELTTTDVANDVLFLASDEARYVSGANLKVDGGFTCSNHSLRVCR